The sequence aattcattaaaaatcctacaatgtgattttctggattttttctcaatttgtctgtcatagttgacgtgtacctatgatgaaaattacaggcctcatctttttaagtgggagaacttgcacaattgttggctgactaaatacgtttttttccccactgtatgcagcgtttaccgtgaatacaGTCTCCACTaaaggaacattgcctttaaatttatatcacgctgtaaagctgaacttccgcAACACAGATTGAATAGAGACCGTAGCTTGTTGTAATGCAGTATCAATTTACTAAAGTGGGTCTCTCACACAATTCTCCCATCCTTCTGAGGACTCTTGCTGTTGTTTCAACAACCATGGCTACATCATGATTCTACACCCTTTTTCCAGTGTGCACTTGGCTGCACACTTCCCATCATGAATTtaacagtggggggaaaaaacacACTCGCCAATGATTACACCAATCCAGAGCATGTAAATCCATGACAGGAAGTGTGCAAGTATACACACTTTTAGAAAATAGTGGAGAATTAGGGGTGCAACCATAGTTTCAGTAGTACAACTAGAAGTGTTTCCAGATTATTTATTGTTGAGTTTTAAATACAATAGAGCTTGTTGGTAGATGGTTCTCTGTTAGGAGGACTCAGAGGTCACTGCTGCTTCTGTTGGTTCAAAGGAGGCCACTGGTGTAGGGAGGAGTGTTTCTGTCAATGTGTCAATGACCACTGGGGCACTGGAGGATTTTGCATTCAGCATGAGGGCAGGTCTCTGCTCATAGGAGACTTTGATGCTTGCGGAGACAGGTGGAAGAGTGAACTCAGATGGAGGCAGAGTTACCCCTGGGACCAGGGGCAGCTGGGAGTtgagcatggatagatttagggGAGGAAGAGGGGCCAATGGAGGGAAACCTGAGGAACATAGGTGGAACATTTTAGCAATATTACTGAAAGTAGTATTCaaataaacatacagtaccagtcaaaagtttggacacacctactcattcaagggtttttctttatttgtactactttctacattgtagaataatagtgaagacatcaaaactatgaaataacacatatggaatcatgtagtaaccaaaaaaagtgttaaatcaaaatatattttatattcttcaaagtagccaccctttgccttgatgacagctttgcacactcttggcattctctcaaccagcttcatgaggtagtcacctggaatgcatttcaattaacaggtgtgccttgttaaaagttaatttgtggaatttatttccttcttaatgcatttgagccaaccagctgtgttgtgacaaggtagcggtggtatacagaagatagccctatttggtaaaagaccaagttcatattatggcaagaacagctcaaattgacattttagtcatttagcagtggcaaataagcaaagagaaacgacagtacatcattactttaagacatgaaggtcagtcaatgcagaacatttcaagaactttgaacgtttcttcaagtgcagtcgcaaaaaccatcaagcgctatgatgaaactggctctcatgaggactgccacaggaaaggaagacccagagttacctctgctacagaggataagttcattagagttaccagcctcagaaattgcagcccaaataaatgcttcagagttcaagtaacagacacatcaactgttcagaggggactgtgtgaatcaggccttcatggtcgaattactgcaaagaaaccactactaaaggacaccaataagaagaaaatacttgcttgggccaagaaacacgagcaatggacattagaccggtggaaatctgtcctttggtctgatgagtctaaatttgagatttttagttccaaccgctgtgtctttgtgagacgcagagtaggtgaacggattatctccgcatgtgtggttcccactgtgaagcatggaggaggtggtgtgggggggctttgctggtgacactgtctgtgatttatttagaattcaaggcacacttaaccagcatggctaacacagcattctgcagcgatacgccatcccatctggtttgtgctcagtgggactatcatttgtttttcaacaggacaatgacccaaaacacacctccaggctgtgtaagggctatttgaccaaggagagtgatggagtgctgcatcagatgacctggcctccacaatcccccgacctcaaccaaattgagatggcttgggatgagttagaccgcagagtgaaggaaaagcagccaacaagtgctcagcacatgtgggaactccttcaagactgttggaaaagcattccgcatgaagctggttgagagaatgccaagagtgtgcaaagctgtcatcaaggcaaagggtggctactttgaagaatctaaaatagaaaatatattttgaattgtttaacacttttttggttactacatgattccatatgtgttatttcatagttttgatgtcttcactattattattctacaatgtagaagaaaaaaaatcttgaatgagtgggtgtgtccaaacttttgactggtactgtacatcttaAAAACCATCAAAGAATCTTGAAAACATTGACAGTACCTGCTGGTGGCATCCCTCCAATACCTGGTAACGATACAGTGCCGAAGTCTGGCAAAGTGAAATTCAAATTGGGCAGGTTGGGAAGGGGAGGTAGGCCTCCGGGTAACGACATTAGACCTGTACAGGAAATATGAATATAATTAAATACACAAAGCCACATGCAAATTATACATGCAGGATAATATTGTTACCAAACTAGAACCGTGTCTAACACATACCTGGTAACGTGGTAGCAGGGAGGATTGGAGGTACAGTGCTTAGCAGGGGGCCGACTTGGCTAGGCAACAGTGGTACAGTAGGTACTCCTTGGACAAACACAAACCAtcgtaatcaaatcaaatccatttttatttgtcacatgcgccgaatacaacaggtgtagaccttaccgtgaaatgcttacttacaagcccttaaccaacaatgcagttcaagaaatagttaagaaaatatttactaaataaactaaagtaaaaaataaaataaaaagtaacacaataaaataacgaggctatatacagggggtaccagtaccgagtcaaggtaatttgtatatgtaggtaggggtaaagtgactatgcatagataataaacagcaagtagcagcagtgtaaaaacaaaggaggggggtgtcaatgtaaatagtctgggtggccttTTGATtaattgtttagcagtcttatggattgggggtagaagctgttaaggagccttttggacctagacttggcactccggtaccgcttgccgtgcggtagcagagagaacagtctacgacttgggtgactggagtctttgacaattttttggcccTTCCTCTGTCATCACCTAGTATACTAATCTTTTACGTGGTGATATCAAGTCAGTAAGCAATATGCATCTAAATGAAGAGTAGTGATACCTAGCACACCTGTTTGTAGAGTGTTTGGGACAGTGGGAGGAGCTGAGCTGATTGACAGGTCAGAGAGATGTTGTTCCAACCCAGTAGGAGCAGAAGGCACTGCAGGTTGAGGACTGACAGCAGAGAGCTGAACCTGAGGGACAAATTAAAACTGGGATCAACACCTGGAGCTGTAGAATATTCTCATTGTATACAAATTCCCTCATGTGACTGGCCGGTATTGGGAGTGAAAAGAAGTCGGTAATTTACAAAAATGTTTTACCTCTGTGAAGCCATCTTTGAGTGGGGAAACCGGTTCACTTGGAATCTGTCCAGGGAAACTGATCTTCTTACCCTCTTCAAATGGCTGTGTGGGTAT is a genomic window of Coregonus clupeaformis isolate EN_2021a chromosome 4, ASM2061545v1, whole genome shotgun sequence containing:
- the LOC121556094 gene encoding Golgi reassembly-stacking protein 2 isoform X1, which codes for MGGAQSIEIPGGGSEGYHVLRVQENSPGHRAGLEPFFDFIISISDTRLNKDNDTLKDMLKVNVEKPIKMLVYSSKTLELRETTVTPSNMWGGQGLLGVSIRFCSFEGANENVWHVLEVEPNSPAALAGLRPHTDYIIGADTVMNESEDLFSLIETHEGKGLKLYVYNTDTDNCREVVITPNSEWGGEGSLGCGIGYGYLHRIPTQPFEEGKKISFPGQIPSEPVSPLKDGFTEVQLSAVSPQPAVPSAPTGLEQHLSDLSISSAPPTVPNTLQTGVLGVPTVPLLPSQVGPLLSTVPPILPATTLPGLMSLPGGLPPLPNLPNLNFTLPDFGTVSLPGIGGMPPAGFPPLAPLPPLNLSMLNSQLPLVPGVTLPPSEFTLPPVSASIKVSYEQRPALMLNAKSSSAPVVIDTLTETLLPTPVASFEPTEAAVTSESS
- the LOC121556094 gene encoding Golgi reassembly-stacking protein 2 isoform X2, which produces MGGAQSIEIPGGGSEGYHVLRVQENSPGHRAGLEPFFDFIISISDTRLNKDNDTLKDMLKVNVEKPIKMLVYSSKTLELRETTVTPSNMWGGQGLLGVSIRFCSFEGANENVWHVLEVEPNSPAALAGLRPHTDYIIGADTVMNESEDLFSLIETHEGKGLKLYVYNTDTDNCREVVITPNSEWGGEGSLGCGIGYGYLHRIPTQPFEEGKKISFPGQIPSEPVSPLKDGFTEVQLSAVSPQPAVPSAPTGLEQHLSDLSISSAPPTVPNTLQTGVPTVPLLPSQVGPLLSTVPPILPATTLPGLMSLPGGLPPLPNLPNLNFTLPDFGTVSLPGIGGMPPAGFPPLAPLPPLNLSMLNSQLPLVPGVTLPPSEFTLPPVSASIKVSYEQRPALMLNAKSSSAPVVIDTLTETLLPTPVASFEPTEAAVTSESS